A window from Plodia interpunctella isolate USDA-ARS_2022_Savannah chromosome 2, ilPloInte3.2, whole genome shotgun sequence encodes these proteins:
- the ken gene encoding transcription factor Ken isoform X1 — protein sequence MFDTNVFLNFYNEIANRSALQLARTVAQSSYLQLPNRAGMMGEGLLTLTYGKHHACILNEVGAAWRGARYSDLVLVCDDAVPLAAHRIVMAAASPLIRKILDDTPSVENPVTIHMSGISSTLMRHLLVFLYSGQAYIESGEIDDMQELFELLEIKSDVWKSTKERQQAEERNRSCERLKAKALKTDINSNESSKHDAPSGSSHSESERVTPSAGYSKDKGDSESMSIKKENMSTSSNDEREDEDHDGENKECGRLTSRRRSSLNPVNLSVARNSENTGSEHDDSQDVDVETVAAKNISRRRSTSSSQDDPPPETGYRRQLLSDRLGRGIERAKRKSHYLEPPELDLRTVKLEDYAHLKPPEADLMSLVHTSPENIVVTPHRKRRPGFHNSPSQNPPFVSYPPSYLEEIAHLRYQQGAAGAAAVAASARLGVLHPLSASAPPYLPERSATPPTATHEDALKYRPPSAGSWGPWLCQPTMGGDDPPSTEHDQSSSKQTPVREYRCEYCGKQFGMSWNLKTHLRVHTGEKPFACRLCVAMFKQKAHLLKHLCSVHRNVISSSENDGRTNTPGRFNCCFCQLTFEALPELIRHLSGPHNSLLLSKNLHE from the exons ATGTTCGACACGAACGTCTTTTTGAATTTCTACAATGAGATTGCTAACAGAAGTGCACTACAGTTGGCAAG AACGGTTGCACAATCGAGTTACCTTCAGTTACCAAATCG TGCTGGAATGATGGGCGAAGGGCTGCTGACACTGACGTACGGCAAGCACCACGCCTGCATCCTAAACGAAGTGGGCGCGGCGTGGCGGGGGGCGCGGTACTCCGACCTAGTGTTGGTGTGCGATGACGCAGTGCCACTGGCCGCGCATCGCATCGTCATGGCCGCAGCTAGCCCTCTCATCAG AAAAATACTCGATGACACGCCGTCTGTTGAGAATCCCGTCACCATCCACATGTCAGGAATCAGTAGCACCCTCATGCGGCATCTTCTGGTCTTCTTATACAGCGGCCAAGCGTACATAGAG TCTGGTGAAATAGATGATATGCAAGAACTCTTCGAACTACTAGAGATCAAATCGGACGTATGGAAATCAACAAAAGAACGGCAACAAGCAGAAGAAAGAAACAGATCTTGTGAGCGATTAAAAGCAAAGGCCCTCAAAACAGACATCAACAGCAATGAAAGCAGTAAACACGACGCGCCCTCTGGGTCCTCCCACTCAGAGAGTGAACGAGTCACTCCAAGTGCAGGTTACAGTAAAGATAAAGGTGACTCTGAATCAATGagtataaagaaagaaaatatgtctACCAGCAGTAACGATGAAAGAGAAGATGAAGATCACGatggagaaaataaagaatgcGGACGGCTTACATCGAGACGAAGAAGCTCATTAAATCCTGTAAATTTGTCGGTTGCTAGAAATTCTGAAAACACAGGCAGTGAGCACGACGATTCGCAAGATGTGGATGTAGAAACAGTTGCGGCAAAG AATATATCTCGAAGAAGATCAACATCATCCAGTCAAGACGACCCACCACCTGAAACAGGTTACAGAAGACAACTACTGAGTGACAGATTGGGACGAGGAATCGAAAGAGCAAAGAGGAAGTCACATTATCTGGAACCGCCTGAGTTAGATTTACGAACGGTGAAATTAGAAGATTACGCACATCTGAAACCACCTGAAGCGGACCTGATGTCACTCGTACACACATCGCCCGAGAACATCGTGGTCACACCTCACCGGAAAAGACGACCTGGATTTCACAACTCACCTTCACAGAATCCCCCATTTGTATCATACCCCCCGAGCTATCTAGAAGAAATAGCACATCTTCGGTATCAACAAGGCGCGGCTGGCGCTGCGGCAGTCGCGGCAAGTGCGAGACTTGGAGTCTTACATCCACTGAGCGCATCAGCTCCACCTTACTTACCCGAAAGAAGTGCTACACCTCCCACAGCTACACACGAAGATGCATTAAAATATCGTCCGCCTAGTGCCGGATCTTGGGGCCCGTGGTTGTGCCAACCTACAATGGGTGGAGACGACCCCCCTTCAACAGAACACGATCAAAGTTCTAGTAAACAAACCCCGGTAAGAGAATATCGATGTGAATACTGTGGAAAACAATTCGGTATGTCGTGGAATCTCAAGACGCATCTCCGAGTGCACACGGGCGAGAAACCTTTCGCCTGTCGACTCTGTGTCGCAATGTTCAAACAAAAGGCACATTTGCTGAAACATCTCTGTTCTGTTCATCGAAATGTGATATCTTCGAGCGAGAACGATGGACGGACTAACACGCCGGGCCGCTTCAACTGCTGCTTCTGTCAACTGACATTCGAGGCGCTACCAGAACTCATCAGGCACTTGTCGGGACCTCACAACAGTTTGCTGCTCAGCAAAAATCTACATGAATGA
- the ken gene encoding transcription factor Ken isoform X2 → MFDTNVFLNFYNEIANRSALQLASAGMMGEGLLTLTYGKHHACILNEVGAAWRGARYSDLVLVCDDAVPLAAHRIVMAAASPLIRKILDDTPSVENPVTIHMSGISSTLMRHLLVFLYSGQAYIESGEIDDMQELFELLEIKSDVWKSTKERQQAEERNRSCERLKAKALKTDINSNESSKHDAPSGSSHSESERVTPSAGYSKDKGDSESMSIKKENMSTSSNDEREDEDHDGENKECGRLTSRRRSSLNPVNLSVARNSENTGSEHDDSQDVDVETVAAKNISRRRSTSSSQDDPPPETGYRRQLLSDRLGRGIERAKRKSHYLEPPELDLRTVKLEDYAHLKPPEADLMSLVHTSPENIVVTPHRKRRPGFHNSPSQNPPFVSYPPSYLEEIAHLRYQQGAAGAAAVAASARLGVLHPLSASAPPYLPERSATPPTATHEDALKYRPPSAGSWGPWLCQPTMGGDDPPSTEHDQSSSKQTPVREYRCEYCGKQFGMSWNLKTHLRVHTGEKPFACRLCVAMFKQKAHLLKHLCSVHRNVISSSENDGRTNTPGRFNCCFCQLTFEALPELIRHLSGPHNSLLLSKNLHE, encoded by the exons ATGTTCGACACGAACGTCTTTTTGAATTTCTACAATGAGATTGCTAACAGAAGTGCACTACAGTTGGCAAG TGCTGGAATGATGGGCGAAGGGCTGCTGACACTGACGTACGGCAAGCACCACGCCTGCATCCTAAACGAAGTGGGCGCGGCGTGGCGGGGGGCGCGGTACTCCGACCTAGTGTTGGTGTGCGATGACGCAGTGCCACTGGCCGCGCATCGCATCGTCATGGCCGCAGCTAGCCCTCTCATCAG AAAAATACTCGATGACACGCCGTCTGTTGAGAATCCCGTCACCATCCACATGTCAGGAATCAGTAGCACCCTCATGCGGCATCTTCTGGTCTTCTTATACAGCGGCCAAGCGTACATAGAG TCTGGTGAAATAGATGATATGCAAGAACTCTTCGAACTACTAGAGATCAAATCGGACGTATGGAAATCAACAAAAGAACGGCAACAAGCAGAAGAAAGAAACAGATCTTGTGAGCGATTAAAAGCAAAGGCCCTCAAAACAGACATCAACAGCAATGAAAGCAGTAAACACGACGCGCCCTCTGGGTCCTCCCACTCAGAGAGTGAACGAGTCACTCCAAGTGCAGGTTACAGTAAAGATAAAGGTGACTCTGAATCAATGagtataaagaaagaaaatatgtctACCAGCAGTAACGATGAAAGAGAAGATGAAGATCACGatggagaaaataaagaatgcGGACGGCTTACATCGAGACGAAGAAGCTCATTAAATCCTGTAAATTTGTCGGTTGCTAGAAATTCTGAAAACACAGGCAGTGAGCACGACGATTCGCAAGATGTGGATGTAGAAACAGTTGCGGCAAAG AATATATCTCGAAGAAGATCAACATCATCCAGTCAAGACGACCCACCACCTGAAACAGGTTACAGAAGACAACTACTGAGTGACAGATTGGGACGAGGAATCGAAAGAGCAAAGAGGAAGTCACATTATCTGGAACCGCCTGAGTTAGATTTACGAACGGTGAAATTAGAAGATTACGCACATCTGAAACCACCTGAAGCGGACCTGATGTCACTCGTACACACATCGCCCGAGAACATCGTGGTCACACCTCACCGGAAAAGACGACCTGGATTTCACAACTCACCTTCACAGAATCCCCCATTTGTATCATACCCCCCGAGCTATCTAGAAGAAATAGCACATCTTCGGTATCAACAAGGCGCGGCTGGCGCTGCGGCAGTCGCGGCAAGTGCGAGACTTGGAGTCTTACATCCACTGAGCGCATCAGCTCCACCTTACTTACCCGAAAGAAGTGCTACACCTCCCACAGCTACACACGAAGATGCATTAAAATATCGTCCGCCTAGTGCCGGATCTTGGGGCCCGTGGTTGTGCCAACCTACAATGGGTGGAGACGACCCCCCTTCAACAGAACACGATCAAAGTTCTAGTAAACAAACCCCGGTAAGAGAATATCGATGTGAATACTGTGGAAAACAATTCGGTATGTCGTGGAATCTCAAGACGCATCTCCGAGTGCACACGGGCGAGAAACCTTTCGCCTGTCGACTCTGTGTCGCAATGTTCAAACAAAAGGCACATTTGCTGAAACATCTCTGTTCTGTTCATCGAAATGTGATATCTTCGAGCGAGAACGATGGACGGACTAACACGCCGGGCCGCTTCAACTGCTGCTTCTGTCAACTGACATTCGAGGCGCTACCAGAACTCATCAGGCACTTGTCGGGACCTCACAACAGTTTGCTGCTCAGCAAAAATCTACATGAATGA
- the ken gene encoding transcription factor Ken 1 isoform X3 encodes MMGEGLLTLTYGKHHACILNEVGAAWRGARYSDLVLVCDDAVPLAAHRIVMAAASPLIRKILDDTPSVENPVTIHMSGISSTLMRHLLVFLYSGQAYIESGEIDDMQELFELLEIKSDVWKSTKERQQAEERNRSCERLKAKALKTDINSNESSKHDAPSGSSHSESERVTPSAGYSKDKGDSESMSIKKENMSTSSNDEREDEDHDGENKECGRLTSRRRSSLNPVNLSVARNSENTGSEHDDSQDVDVETVAAKNISRRRSTSSSQDDPPPETGYRRQLLSDRLGRGIERAKRKSHYLEPPELDLRTVKLEDYAHLKPPEADLMSLVHTSPENIVVTPHRKRRPGFHNSPSQNPPFVSYPPSYLEEIAHLRYQQGAAGAAAVAASARLGVLHPLSASAPPYLPERSATPPTATHEDALKYRPPSAGSWGPWLCQPTMGGDDPPSTEHDQSSSKQTPVREYRCEYCGKQFGMSWNLKTHLRVHTGEKPFACRLCVAMFKQKAHLLKHLCSVHRNVISSSENDGRTNTPGRFNCCFCQLTFEALPELIRHLSGPHNSLLLSKNLHE; translated from the exons ATGATGGGCGAAGGGCTGCTGACACTGACGTACGGCAAGCACCACGCCTGCATCCTAAACGAAGTGGGCGCGGCGTGGCGGGGGGCGCGGTACTCCGACCTAGTGTTGGTGTGCGATGACGCAGTGCCACTGGCCGCGCATCGCATCGTCATGGCCGCAGCTAGCCCTCTCATCAG AAAAATACTCGATGACACGCCGTCTGTTGAGAATCCCGTCACCATCCACATGTCAGGAATCAGTAGCACCCTCATGCGGCATCTTCTGGTCTTCTTATACAGCGGCCAAGCGTACATAGAG TCTGGTGAAATAGATGATATGCAAGAACTCTTCGAACTACTAGAGATCAAATCGGACGTATGGAAATCAACAAAAGAACGGCAACAAGCAGAAGAAAGAAACAGATCTTGTGAGCGATTAAAAGCAAAGGCCCTCAAAACAGACATCAACAGCAATGAAAGCAGTAAACACGACGCGCCCTCTGGGTCCTCCCACTCAGAGAGTGAACGAGTCACTCCAAGTGCAGGTTACAGTAAAGATAAAGGTGACTCTGAATCAATGagtataaagaaagaaaatatgtctACCAGCAGTAACGATGAAAGAGAAGATGAAGATCACGatggagaaaataaagaatgcGGACGGCTTACATCGAGACGAAGAAGCTCATTAAATCCTGTAAATTTGTCGGTTGCTAGAAATTCTGAAAACACAGGCAGTGAGCACGACGATTCGCAAGATGTGGATGTAGAAACAGTTGCGGCAAAG AATATATCTCGAAGAAGATCAACATCATCCAGTCAAGACGACCCACCACCTGAAACAGGTTACAGAAGACAACTACTGAGTGACAGATTGGGACGAGGAATCGAAAGAGCAAAGAGGAAGTCACATTATCTGGAACCGCCTGAGTTAGATTTACGAACGGTGAAATTAGAAGATTACGCACATCTGAAACCACCTGAAGCGGACCTGATGTCACTCGTACACACATCGCCCGAGAACATCGTGGTCACACCTCACCGGAAAAGACGACCTGGATTTCACAACTCACCTTCACAGAATCCCCCATTTGTATCATACCCCCCGAGCTATCTAGAAGAAATAGCACATCTTCGGTATCAACAAGGCGCGGCTGGCGCTGCGGCAGTCGCGGCAAGTGCGAGACTTGGAGTCTTACATCCACTGAGCGCATCAGCTCCACCTTACTTACCCGAAAGAAGTGCTACACCTCCCACAGCTACACACGAAGATGCATTAAAATATCGTCCGCCTAGTGCCGGATCTTGGGGCCCGTGGTTGTGCCAACCTACAATGGGTGGAGACGACCCCCCTTCAACAGAACACGATCAAAGTTCTAGTAAACAAACCCCGGTAAGAGAATATCGATGTGAATACTGTGGAAAACAATTCGGTATGTCGTGGAATCTCAAGACGCATCTCCGAGTGCACACGGGCGAGAAACCTTTCGCCTGTCGACTCTGTGTCGCAATGTTCAAACAAAAGGCACATTTGCTGAAACATCTCTGTTCTGTTCATCGAAATGTGATATCTTCGAGCGAGAACGATGGACGGACTAACACGCCGGGCCGCTTCAACTGCTGCTTCTGTCAACTGACATTCGAGGCGCTACCAGAACTCATCAGGCACTTGTCGGGACCTCACAACAGTTTGCTGCTCAGCAAAAATCTACATGAATGA